In one Mucilaginibacter ginsenosidivorax genomic region, the following are encoded:
- a CDS encoding T9SS type B sorting domain-containing protein produces MCKPLLLLILASIFFAPAEKVIAYSQMLHNGQNNIAEAFLTKHNNFKSSGASSGEHGKNNAVLSSFFIDINYDNTFTNVVKNATAKYPKNVKTAFASPNIVTSPAGGTISACVGSPSASTQQFTVSGSNLSGNIMVVAPVGFEVSLNVASGFANLLTIAPTGGLVNSKIIYVRAAAGITVAKLSGYVTLTAAGSATKKVAVEGAIYALPTVDHISDLIFANGDLTTPINFTGTGNTFYWTNDRPGIGLPASGGDNIAPFAIANTGSSPVVAHLSVTSQRANVAYIPNFGSNTVLAVNTITNKIIDTIPVGADPGFVAISPDGKKAYIANISGISLSIINTQTNQVKDISIFDNPTGVIFSKDGARAYVTGASGSCTVIDVANDAVLTALTFPSGGAGLALSNDGKWIYVATFATGDVRVYDTDDNAEIINIPVSGARYAATSMDGGKIYVTGSYSNSVYIIDAATNTLQATISLPTDAEGIAVSPDGSRIYVTNQSAGTVTVIDATNNSIMAALPVGKSPAGISITPDGKYVYVANVDSGTLSIIRTSDYTVTATIPCGPSPHAIGNFITPGVNTCISNPTDFKITVNPSPTAITPGPVGGLITTCIGAPSTSTQQFTVSGNNLSGNITATSPAGLEISFNETSGFADILTIIQSGGAVTNKVVYVRAKALSTPANISGYVTLSTAGAANKNVAVSGVINALPTINTTGNQIYNNGDVTTAITVNGTGNTYTWANDTPSIGLEASGVGDIPSFTAVNAGVAPVKAIITVTPLSAGYLYLTGKNSVIMVNADNNKQAENINTSGQPTGIAVSPDGSLVAITDITFNTVTLINTTTHKVVSTFNNIPSPIGICFSSDGKKVYIANENAFNVSVIDVSTGTVELPIHVGGYPYGIAASADGTTVYVGCIGENAIIAIDTKTRQTTPIKVNFGPTGIAVSPDNSRVYATSAQYKGSLKVVNAATKSVIANVPIGDVSTGICVSPDGKRVYVANTRSNNVMVVDAVINKVIATIPTGNHPIGVSITPDGKFVYVANQDSNSVNIINTADNSISNTISINGQLSTCLGTFFVPGTGCTGTPTRFTITVNGSPAITVGATTGSISACIGSPSTHTQQFTVSGSNLSGDITVKAPSKFEVSLNPNNGFANSVIIVQTSGKVTNRVVYVRAAASDLAGNISDNVILYSVGLPDMQVAANGVIQALPIVNQITDQSFNNGETTNAISFTGTASTYTWTNDSPSIGLPANGSGNIPAFTAINNGKTVLTAIITVIPSDPSCSGNSITFKININPPTPSLITGSLTGNITACQGSPSVSPNIQQFTVAGTFLTGNVQITAPAKFEVSLSPNSGFANSIVIVQTNGTVTNKVVYVRAIASSQPGNFSDNVILSSAGVQDKQVAVNGVIHALPVVNQVTDQSFNNGETTNAISFTGTATTYAWTNDSPSIGLPATGSGDIPAFTAINNGQTVLTAIITVIPSDASCTGNAITFKININPPIPSLTISPLTGSITACQGSPSASRNVEQFTVTGTYLSGDIQITVPVDFEISVNPNVGYANKLTLVQTSGKVSSTIIYVRSSVIASVGNISGLITISSVGASSQTANVTGTINALPVVNQISPLIFNNGTATTAINFRGTAATYTWTNDTPGIGLQASGTGDIPTFTAVNNLTTAITAIVIVTPSNGPCTGPPVIFKITVNPTPAPAITAVSNLSPLSTIYGRVSASGTFDVSGDNLVSAITITPPTGFEVSNDGINFKNTAIIGGPGTLITTTVYIRLAKTTIVGNYAGNIILTSNGLTNNLIMPNSTVLPASMTVTADNKTRPFQSKNPPLTITYGGFVNNENEFNLIKKPEVQTIATFASAVGEYAISFTGKAESPNYSFTYVPGVLTITSTAVVVVNTFTPNGDGTNDTWAIKHIESYPNCIVNVFNRLGAKVFSSIGYGEQWDGKSGGGPVPVGTYYYTINLNDGSPVKAGWVAIIR; encoded by the coding sequence ATGTGTAAACCTTTACTTTTGCTGATTTTAGCCTCAATCTTTTTCGCCCCGGCAGAAAAGGTGATAGCGTATAGCCAAATGCTTCATAATGGCCAAAACAATATTGCCGAAGCTTTTTTAACTAAACATAATAATTTCAAGTCAAGTGGTGCCTCTTCAGGTGAACATGGTAAAAACAATGCTGTTTTATCGTCTTTTTTTATTGATATCAACTATGATAACACCTTCACCAATGTTGTTAAAAATGCAACCGCAAAATATCCTAAAAACGTAAAAACCGCGTTTGCCAGTCCCAATATCGTTACCAGTCCCGCAGGTGGTACCATTTCGGCCTGCGTAGGCTCACCATCTGCAAGCACCCAGCAGTTTACTGTTTCGGGGAGTAATTTGTCTGGCAATATTATGGTTGTGGCGCCAGTCGGATTTGAAGTTTCACTTAACGTTGCCAGCGGATTTGCCAATTTATTAACCATAGCACCAACAGGCGGGTTGGTTAACAGTAAGATAATATATGTGCGGGCCGCCGCTGGCATTACAGTTGCCAAGCTATCAGGCTATGTAACATTAACCGCAGCGGGGAGTGCAACAAAAAAAGTAGCCGTTGAAGGTGCGATTTATGCCCTGCCGACTGTCGACCATATATCAGACCTGATTTTCGCCAACGGCGACCTTACTACGCCCATAAATTTTACAGGCACCGGCAACACCTTTTATTGGACAAATGATCGGCCAGGAATCGGCTTGCCGGCGAGTGGTGGCGATAACATAGCCCCTTTTGCTATCGCAAATACCGGATCGAGTCCTGTTGTTGCACACTTAAGCGTTACTTCTCAGAGGGCTAATGTTGCCTATATACCAAATTTTGGTTCAAACACTGTTTTGGCGGTTAACACCATTACCAACAAAATTATTGACACGATACCCGTAGGCGCCGATCCTGGCTTTGTTGCCATAAGTCCGGATGGAAAGAAAGCATACATTGCAAACATTTCGGGTATAAGCCTTTCTATTATCAACACGCAAACTAACCAGGTAAAGGATATATCGATTTTTGACAATCCTACAGGGGTGATATTCAGCAAAGATGGCGCCAGGGCGTATGTTACCGGCGCAAGCGGTTCGTGTACGGTGATAGACGTGGCAAATGACGCCGTACTAACAGCCCTTACTTTCCCCTCGGGCGGTGCCGGGCTGGCTTTAAGCAACGATGGAAAATGGATTTACGTTGCCACCTTTGCCACCGGAGATGTAAGGGTTTATGATACTGATGATAACGCCGAAATTATTAACATCCCGGTTTCGGGAGCGCGTTATGCTGCAACAAGTATGGATGGCGGGAAGATATATGTAACCGGAAGCTACTCTAATAGTGTTTACATAATAGACGCTGCTACAAATACCCTCCAGGCAACAATCAGCTTACCTACTGATGCCGAAGGTATTGCAGTAAGCCCGGACGGCAGCCGTATTTACGTTACCAATCAATCTGCCGGAACCGTTACGGTGATTGACGCCACCAACAATTCAATTATGGCTGCATTACCCGTCGGTAAATCACCCGCGGGGATTTCCATCACTCCGGATGGAAAATATGTATATGTGGCCAATGTTGATTCCGGCACGTTATCAATCATCAGAACTTCAGATTATACAGTAACGGCTACTATACCCTGTGGCCCCTCGCCTCATGCGATAGGTAATTTTATAACGCCCGGCGTGAATACCTGCATCAGTAATCCAACTGATTTTAAGATTACGGTTAATCCCTCGCCTACTGCCATTACGCCAGGCCCCGTTGGTGGTCTTATAACAACATGCATCGGCGCTCCTTCAACCAGCACGCAACAATTCACCGTATCCGGCAATAATTTATCCGGCAATATTACGGCTACATCGCCGGCGGGCTTAGAGATATCATTCAACGAAACCAGCGGCTTTGCTGACATATTAACCATTATACAATCGGGCGGCGCTGTGACTAATAAAGTTGTTTATGTTCGAGCTAAAGCGTTGAGCACGCCAGCTAACATCTCGGGTTATGTGACATTAAGCACAGCAGGCGCCGCAAACAAAAACGTTGCCGTAAGTGGTGTAATTAACGCCCTGCCCACCATCAATACTACCGGTAACCAGATATATAACAATGGCGACGTAACTACTGCAATTACCGTTAACGGCACAGGCAACACCTACACCTGGGCCAACGATACTCCGTCTATTGGCCTTGAGGCAAGCGGTGTTGGTGATATACCATCATTCACAGCTGTAAATGCCGGCGTTGCACCCGTAAAAGCTATTATCACCGTTACACCTTTGTCGGCAGGATATCTATACCTTACCGGTAAAAACAGCGTTATAATGGTAAATGCCGATAATAATAAGCAAGCGGAAAATATAAACACATCCGGCCAACCCACAGGGATAGCTGTTAGCCCGGATGGCAGCCTGGTGGCTATTACTGATATCACGTTCAACACGGTTACGCTAATAAATACTACTACCCATAAGGTGGTATCAACTTTTAACAATATTCCATCGCCAATAGGGATATGTTTCTCGTCAGACGGGAAAAAAGTTTACATAGCCAACGAAAATGCCTTTAATGTTTCTGTTATCGATGTATCTACAGGCACAGTTGAATTACCCATTCATGTAGGCGGGTATCCTTATGGTATTGCTGCAAGCGCTGACGGTACAACGGTATACGTTGGCTGTATAGGCGAAAATGCAATAATTGCCATTGACACCAAGACTCGTCAAACAACCCCCATCAAGGTCAATTTTGGACCTACCGGTATTGCAGTGAGTCCGGATAATAGCCGCGTATATGCCACCAGCGCACAATACAAAGGTTCACTTAAAGTAGTAAATGCGGCAACAAAATCGGTTATAGCCAATGTCCCTATCGGCGATGTATCTACCGGTATTTGTGTTAGCCCGGATGGTAAACGGGTATATGTTGCCAACACCCGTAGCAACAATGTGATGGTGGTAGACGCTGTAATTAATAAAGTAATTGCAACTATTCCCACGGGCAACCATCCCATTGGCGTATCGATAACTCCAGATGGGAAATTTGTATATGTAGCTAATCAAGACTCCAATAGTGTGAATATCATCAACACAGCTGATAATTCCATAAGCAATACCATTAGTATAAACGGGCAGCTAAGTACGTGCTTAGGTACCTTTTTTGTGCCCGGTACCGGATGTACGGGCACCCCGACCAGGTTTACCATAACTGTAAACGGATCGCCGGCTATTACTGTTGGCGCTACAACAGGTAGCATATCAGCTTGTATCGGCTCGCCGTCAACGCACACACAACAGTTTACAGTTTCCGGCAGTAACCTATCAGGCGATATAACAGTTAAAGCACCCTCTAAATTCGAGGTATCGCTAAACCCGAACAATGGGTTTGCAAATTCGGTAATCATTGTTCAAACCAGCGGCAAGGTAACTAACAGGGTGGTTTACGTTCGCGCGGCGGCATCAGACCTGGCGGGGAATATTTCTGATAACGTCATACTCTATTCTGTAGGGTTGCCGGATATGCAAGTGGCAGCAAACGGAGTAATTCAAGCCTTACCAATCGTCAATCAAATAACTGATCAAAGTTTTAACAATGGCGAGACAACCAATGCCATTAGTTTTACCGGAACAGCTTCTACCTACACCTGGACTAATGACAGCCCCTCAATTGGTTTGCCGGCTAACGGCAGCGGCAACATTCCAGCGTTTACGGCCATTAATAACGGCAAAACCGTACTTACTGCCATCATAACAGTTATACCATCAGATCCATCGTGTAGTGGCAATTCTATCACCTTCAAAATTAACATCAACCCTCCCACTCCGTCTTTAATAACTGGCTCTTTAACCGGTAATATAACCGCATGCCAGGGATCGCCGTCTGTTAGCCCTAATATCCAGCAATTCACCGTTGCAGGCACCTTCCTGACAGGCAATGTTCAGATAACGGCACCTGCAAAATTCGAAGTGTCGCTAAGTCCAAACAGCGGCTTTGCAAATTCCATAGTCATCGTTCAAACGAATGGCACGGTAACTAACAAAGTGGTTTATGTTCGTGCAATAGCATCAAGCCAGCCGGGTAATTTTTCAGACAACGTGATACTCTCCTCTGCCGGAGTGCAGGATAAGCAAGTTGCCGTAAACGGGGTGATCCATGCCTTGCCAGTCGTAAATCAAGTAACTGATCAAAGTTTTAACAATGGCGAGACAACCAATGCTATTAGTTTTACCGGAACAGCTACCACCTACGCATGGACTAACGATAGCCCCTCAATTGGTTTGCCCGCCACCGGAAGCGGCGATATCCCAGCGTTTACGGCCATCAATAACGGCCAAACTGTACTTACTGCGATCATAACAGTTATACCATCAGATGCATCGTGTACTGGCAATGCTATCACTTTCAAAATTAACATCAACCCTCCCATTCCATCGTTGACAATTAGCCCATTAACCGGTAGTATAACTGCATGCCAGGGATCGCCGTCTGCCAGCCGTAATGTTGAGCAGTTCACCGTTACAGGTACATACCTGTCCGGCGATATTCAGATAACAGTGCCTGTAGATTTCGAGATATCGGTTAATCCCAATGTTGGGTATGCCAATAAGCTAACGCTTGTGCAAACCTCCGGCAAAGTTAGCAGTACCATTATTTATGTACGTTCTTCGGTTATAGCATCTGTCGGTAATATTTCAGGGCTTATTACCATATCCTCTGTGGGTGCATCCAGCCAAACTGCTAACGTAACCGGCACCATCAATGCACTGCCCGTGGTCAACCAGATATCACCGCTAATTTTTAACAATGGTACAGCTACAACGGCCATAAACTTCAGGGGTACCGCTGCTACTTATACATGGACAAATGACACACCAGGCATAGGCTTGCAGGCCAGCGGCACAGGTGATATACCTACCTTTACGGCTGTCAATAACTTAACAACTGCAATTACCGCCATTGTAATAGTGACGCCATCAAACGGACCATGTACAGGTCCCCCTGTTATTTTCAAAATTACTGTAAACCCTACGCCTGCGCCGGCTATTACAGCTGTAAGTAACTTATCGCCGCTCAGCACCATTTATGGCAGGGTATCCGCTTCAGGCACTTTCGATGTATCAGGAGATAACCTTGTATCAGCCATAACTATCACCCCGCCTACAGGTTTTGAAGTGAGTAACGATGGTATTAATTTTAAAAACACGGCCATCATAGGAGGTCCAGGAACGCTTATCACTACTACTGTTTACATTAGGCTTGCAAAAACTACCATTGTTGGCAATTACGCCGGTAATATCATACTAACGTCCAATGGATTGACAAACAACCTCATTATGCCAAACAGCACCGTTTTACCTGCCTCGATGACCGTCACAGCAGATAACAAAACGCGCCCATTTCAATCAAAAAACCCTCCTCTTACGATTACTTACGGCGGTTTTGTAAATAACGAAAATGAGTTCAACCTCATAAAAAAACCTGAAGTACAAACAATCGCTACATTTGCTTCGGCTGTTGGGGAATATGCCATTTCCTTTACAGGCAAGGCAGAATCCCCTAACTATAGTTTCACGTATGTTCCTGGAGTACTTACCATAACATCCACAGCAGTTGTTGTGGTTAACACGTTCACACCCAACGGCGATGGAACAAACGATACATGGGCAATAAAGCACATTGAATCCTACCCAAATTGTATTGTCAACGTATTCAACCGGCTGGGCGCTAAGGTATTTTCGTCCATTGGCTATGGCGAACAGTGGGACGGCAAGTCAGGCGGAGGCCCGGTGCCCGTGGGCACCTATTATTATACCATTAATCTTAACGACGGATCGCCGGTTAAGGCGGGATGGGTAGCGATAATCAGGTAA
- a CDS encoding capsule assembly Wzi family protein: MLPTTYTLSLKKTLLIISLSSITALRSYAQTVSVGSYTEDVARREQILGKNNNPFSFTIRPVNSHWSSDGADSVIQKMVGSNQYAKFTFMGIPSGIQALPFNWLNEYNLKRPYGYNNGSLYPNAGYQTMVSGGFLLRAGILNIQVKPELVYAQNKRFDTFADAQSANNSPALMAAYFSTINGIDAPERFGNNAIKHLYPGQSKITLNYKGVEAGASTENLWWGPGIKNSIMMSNSAPGFLHWTFNSAKPLKTIIGSFEWQLIGGSLKQSGFAPDDVSKLIYGSNLYSAKPKVTRYASAYTINWQPKWLKGLYLGVSSYTYMDKDSMYNKKNIVKKLFPVITGSSLAANDVNNATKGDGQDFAYAFNIRQLLPLYQAEIYFEWARNDRSANANDFIQDPGHSSAYTLGGRKLFELGNDTYLQLKTEITSLQRSPSFLVRDEPTWYEHLQSPRDGYTNNGRYIGAGIGPGGSSFVLDVSYLKQINSYGVILERQLHNDDLYYSAFAGTGTYNLHWVDLSSTFYSNVKLKRYLISAAISPVYSLNYEYKNGDSFNLHARINVTYFFN, encoded by the coding sequence ATGCTGCCTACTACCTACACCTTATCTTTAAAAAAAACATTGTTAATAATTTCCCTATCCTCCATTACTGCACTGCGAAGTTATGCGCAAACTGTTTCCGTTGGTTCTTATACTGAGGATGTTGCACGCAGGGAGCAAATTTTGGGAAAGAACAACAATCCATTTTCTTTCACTATTCGCCCTGTAAACAGTCATTGGAGCAGTGATGGGGCAGACTCCGTAATTCAGAAAATGGTGGGAAGTAATCAATATGCAAAATTCACTTTCATGGGTATTCCATCAGGAATACAAGCACTGCCTTTTAATTGGCTAAATGAGTATAACCTTAAAAGGCCATATGGATATAACAATGGCTCGTTGTATCCTAACGCTGGCTATCAAACTATGGTCAGCGGAGGTTTTTTACTGAGGGCGGGCATCCTAAACATACAGGTTAAACCAGAATTAGTTTACGCCCAAAACAAAAGGTTTGACACTTTTGCTGATGCACAGTCGGCCAATAATTCTCCCGCGCTTATGGCTGCGTATTTTAGCACAATAAACGGCATCGATGCTCCTGAAAGATTTGGAAATAATGCTATAAAACATTTGTACCCGGGACAATCTAAAATAACACTAAATTATAAGGGCGTTGAAGCAGGTGCATCAACAGAAAATTTATGGTGGGGCCCCGGTATAAAAAACTCCATTATGATGAGTAACTCGGCGCCCGGCTTTTTGCACTGGACATTTAATTCGGCAAAACCCCTTAAAACGATAATAGGCTCGTTTGAATGGCAATTGATAGGCGGAAGCTTAAAACAATCAGGCTTTGCGCCCGATGATGTAAGTAAGTTAATTTATGGCAGCAACCTATATAGCGCAAAACCTAAGGTTACCCGTTACGCTTCTGCCTATACCATTAACTGGCAGCCTAAGTGGTTAAAAGGGCTGTATTTAGGAGTAAGCAGCTATACTTATATGGATAAGGATTCTATGTATAATAAAAAAAACATAGTTAAAAAATTATTCCCGGTAATTACAGGCTCGTCCCTGGCAGCAAATGACGTTAACAATGCAACAAAGGGCGATGGACAAGACTTTGCTTATGCGTTTAACATCAGACAACTTTTACCACTTTACCAGGCCGAAATTTATTTTGAATGGGCACGAAACGACAGATCGGCCAATGCCAATGATTTTATTCAAGACCCGGGTCATTCGTCGGCCTATACGCTGGGCGGCAGGAAACTATTTGAGTTAGGAAATGATACCTATTTGCAATTGAAAACCGAAATAACTTCCCTTCAAAGGTCACCCAGCTTTTTGGTAAGAGACGAACCAACCTGGTACGAACATCTTCAAAGCCCCAGAGACGGATATACAAACAACGGACGTTATATTGGCGCCGGCATTGGGCCCGGAGGAAGTAGTTTTGTGCTGGATGTCAGCTATTTAAAACAAATAAATTCTTATGGTGTTATACTCGAAAGGCAATTACATAACGATGATTTGTATTACAGTGCATTTGCGGGCACTGGTACTTACAACTTGCATTGGGTTGATCTTTCGAGCACCTTTTACAGCAATGTTAAATTAAAAAGATACCTTATCTCGGCAGCAATTTCGCCGGTTTACTCCTTGAATTACGAATATAAAAATGGTGATAGCTTCAATTTACATGCAAGAATTAACGTCACTTACTTTTTCAACTGA
- a CDS encoding SLBB domain-containing protein, which yields MNKFRLRLFLIGFTIFCCSAKFVSAQTNLQNISSINVDDVSDQQLTQVLQQAQNAGLSDADLIQQAQNRGMSAGQAQKLQSRIKNIRSKSGVSQSNTADTTAAQGTRQLNYQPDNSDTSSVHKDIFEGLKPKIFGADIFKNKNNSFEPNLKLATPVNYIVGPNDQLNINVYGSSLVNWKLEVSPEGNINIPGVGVLNVGGKTIEQATLAIKSRLAANNYAVGRGTSVQVTLGNIRSIKVIIIGQVAKPGTYTLSSLATVFNALYMAGGPTDNGTLRQIEIIRNNRIIRHLDVYDFLVKGDQKNNIALQDQDIVRVPTYRTRVELTGQVKIPALFEVLPGESLDDIINYAGGFTDSAYTARIKVSQISDQQRKITDVVEADYKNYIPLRGDKYTIESVINRFENRVAIYGAVFKPGEYELQNGLTLNQLIEKAAGLKEDAFTDRGTITRLKPDNSTEMIGFNVKDVINKTVTIPLQREDVINISSIFDLRDKYIVIINGSVRRPGKFAFSENMKVEDLILKAGGFAEGASTRRIEVARRISDADPSSKSSAVAQVFSVNIDGPLKPNDANFVLNPFDIVSIYSLPGYEKQKTVKVEGEVLYPGSYTIKSKNEKVSDLIARAGGLTASADVEGGSLKRENIAILGIDKNKADTAALTLERAAMANRLKRTYKDSTTNADAQQRNNYVGIDLGTILKTPGSKGDLLLEDGDILRVPKQQQVVRVNGQVLYPSAVVYDSSKSFNDFVSNAGGYSPEALRRGAYIVYPNGTVKGTTKFLFFNNHPSVKPGSEIYVPKKPASKGNSLQTILGLTTGLASIGAIILGILTLSK from the coding sequence ATGAATAAATTTCGCCTTCGTCTGTTTTTAATTGGTTTCACCATTTTTTGTTGTTCAGCTAAATTTGTTTCTGCTCAAACCAATCTGCAAAATATATCATCAATCAACGTCGACGATGTTTCAGATCAACAGTTGACCCAGGTGCTGCAACAAGCCCAAAATGCCGGGTTAAGCGATGCTGATTTAATACAGCAGGCACAAAACAGGGGCATGTCGGCAGGCCAGGCGCAAAAATTACAATCGAGGATAAAGAATATTCGCAGTAAATCGGGTGTATCGCAATCAAACACGGCGGATACTACCGCCGCCCAGGGAACGCGACAACTTAACTACCAACCCGATAACAGTGACACGTCATCAGTACATAAGGATATATTTGAAGGGCTTAAACCGAAAATTTTCGGGGCCGATATTTTTAAAAACAAAAACAATTCATTTGAGCCAAACCTTAAGCTGGCTACCCCGGTAAATTACATTGTTGGGCCTAATGATCAGCTCAACATCAATGTTTATGGCAGCTCATTAGTAAACTGGAAACTTGAAGTGTCTCCCGAAGGCAATATCAATATACCAGGTGTAGGTGTTTTAAATGTTGGTGGCAAAACTATTGAGCAAGCTACCTTAGCCATAAAAAGCAGGCTTGCTGCAAATAACTATGCAGTTGGCCGTGGCACAAGCGTTCAGGTTACCCTGGGAAACATCAGGAGCATAAAAGTAATTATTATTGGGCAGGTGGCCAAGCCTGGTACCTATACCCTATCATCGCTCGCAACGGTTTTCAACGCGCTTTACATGGCCGGTGGCCCAACTGATAATGGCACTTTAAGGCAAATTGAAATAATCAGGAACAACCGCATTATAAGGCATCTTGATGTTTATGATTTCCTGGTGAAGGGAGATCAAAAAAACAATATCGCTTTGCAGGATCAGGATATTGTGCGTGTACCTACGTATAGAACAAGAGTTGAATTGACCGGGCAGGTAAAAATCCCGGCATTATTCGAAGTTTTGCCGGGCGAAAGTTTGGACGACATCATAAACTATGCAGGCGGCTTTACCGATAGCGCCTATACTGCACGCATAAAGGTTTCGCAGATAAGTGACCAGCAAAGGAAAATAACGGATGTTGTAGAAGCTGATTATAAAAACTATATACCGCTGAGAGGGGACAAATACACTATTGAATCGGTTATCAACCGTTTTGAAAACAGGGTTGCTATTTACGGAGCCGTTTTTAAGCCTGGCGAATACGAGCTGCAAAACGGCTTAACTTTAAATCAGTTAATTGAGAAAGCAGCAGGTTTAAAAGAAGATGCCTTTACAGATAGGGGTACAATTACACGCCTAAAACCTGATAACAGCACCGAGATGATAGGTTTTAACGTAAAAGATGTGATTAATAAAACAGTCACTATCCCGTTACAGCGTGAAGACGTTATTAACATATCATCTATTTTTGATTTGCGTGATAAATATATAGTTATTATTAACGGCAGTGTACGGAGGCCTGGAAAGTTTGCGTTCTCTGAAAACATGAAAGTAGAAGATCTTATTTTGAAAGCGGGTGGCTTTGCAGAGGGCGCCAGCACCAGGCGAATTGAAGTAGCCAGGAGAATTTCTGATGCCGATCCGTCATCAAAAAGCAGTGCTGTGGCACAAGTTTTTAGTGTAAATATCGATGGCCCGTTAAAGCCGAATGATGCTAATTTTGTTTTGAATCCATTTGATATCGTATCTATATATAGTTTGCCGGGCTACGAAAAACAAAAAACAGTTAAAGTTGAAGGTGAAGTATTATACCCTGGATCGTACACCATTAAGAGCAAAAACGAAAAAGTATCTGACCTGATTGCGCGGGCTGGTGGGCTAACTGCATCGGCAGATGTTGAAGGCGGCTCATTAAAAAGAGAAAATATTGCCATATTGGGTATTGATAAAAACAAGGCAGATACTGCAGCCCTGACGCTGGAACGGGCAGCGATGGCAAACAGGCTTAAAAGAACTTATAAGGATTCCACAACAAATGCCGATGCGCAGCAACGCAATAACTACGTAGGGATTGATCTTGGCACAATTTTAAAAACGCCAGGCTCAAAAGGCGATTTATTGCTGGAAGATGGCGACATTTTACGGGTACCTAAACAGCAACAAGTTGTTCGTGTTAACGGCCAGGTGCTTTATCCAAGTGCGGTAGTTTATGATAGTTCAAAATCGTTTAATGATTTTGTATCTAACGCCGGAGGCTACAGTCCGGAGGCGCTCCGAAGAGGGGCCTACATTGTATATCCTAATGGGACTGTAAAGGGTACCACGAAATTTTTATTCTTTAACAATCACCCGTCGGTAAAACCAGGGAGTGAAATTTATGTACCCAAAAAACCGGCTTCTAAAGGCAATTCGCTGCAAACCATTTTAGGCTTAACAACGGGGTTAGCTTCCATAGGTGCAATTATTTTGGGGATACTGACACTGAGTAAATAA
- a CDS encoding GumC domain-containing protein, with translation MQEKDKTETDSIAVKEVVMKLKRLIKLLASRWTFILLWGCIMGGASLCYSIFKKDVYTGTCTFVLEDKSQGGLISQYAGLASLAGIDLPGGSDGIFSGENIFALYRSRLMIEKTLLTEADFNGKKSLLIDRFIKFNKLRTRWKNKDKIDSIAFTGDPQKFNRKQDSIVTDIVDIINKKYLDVKKSDKKLSIIEVDVKSIDELFSKEFTNKLVENVNQFYVATKTKKTFQNLQTLQRQADSVRIVLNNAISGVASAIDAAPNANPALLSLRVPSQKKQIDVQASTAIYSEIVKNLEISKISFRQEKPLIQVVDPPVLPLPVDHLGKIKAVVIGFILGLFIAIIIVLVKRTYRIIIFNFN, from the coding sequence ATGCAGGAAAAAGATAAAACTGAAACTGATAGCATCGCTGTTAAGGAAGTTGTAATGAAGTTAAAAAGGTTGATAAAACTCTTGGCCAGTAGATGGACTTTTATTCTGCTTTGGGGCTGTATTATGGGAGGTGCAAGCCTATGTTACTCCATTTTTAAGAAAGATGTTTATACCGGCACATGTACATTTGTACTCGAAGACAAAAGCCAGGGCGGTTTAATTAGCCAATATGCGGGATTGGCGTCATTAGCAGGAATTGATTTGCCAGGCGGTAGTGACGGTATTTTTTCTGGAGAAAATATTTTTGCGCTATATCGGTCAAGATTAATGATAGAAAAAACCTTGTTAACAGAGGCTGATTTTAATGGGAAGAAAAGCCTGCTAATTGACAGGTTTATAAAGTTTAACAAACTAAGGACCAGGTGGAAAAACAAGGACAAGATAGATAGCATAGCCTTTACCGGTGATCCTCAAAAATTTAACAGAAAACAAGATAGCATCGTAACTGATATAGTTGACATAATAAATAAGAAATATTTGGATGTTAAAAAATCAGATAAAAAGTTAAGCATTATCGAAGTTGACGTAAAATCGATCGACGAACTTTTTTCAAAGGAGTTTACAAATAAACTGGTTGAAAATGTTAACCAATTTTATGTAGCCACCAAAACAAAAAAAACTTTCCAGAATTTACAAACTTTACAAAGGCAAGCCGATAGTGTCAGGATTGTATTAAATAATGCAATAAGTGGCGTCGCATCAGCAATAGATGCTGCTCCTAATGCCAACCCTGCTTTATTATCATTAAGAGTACCGTCGCAAAAAAAGCAAATTGATGTGCAGGCGAGTACGGCGATCTATAGTGAGATAGTTAAAAACCTTGAAATTTCTAAAATATCTTTCAGGCAGGAAAAACCATTAATACAAGTAGTGGACCCACCTGTTTTGCCTTTACCGGTTGACCATTTGGGCAAAATAAAAGCAGTTGTAATAGGGTTTATTTTAGGTTTATTTATAGCGATTATCATCGTGTTGGTTAAAAGAACTTACCGGATTATCATCTTTAATTTTAATTAA